The Tamandua tetradactyla isolate mTamTet1 chromosome 5, mTamTet1.pri, whole genome shotgun sequence genome window below encodes:
- the LOC143684471 gene encoding HLA class II histocompatibility antigen, DP alpha 1 chain: MFWTKALILRALSLAFLLSLQGAGAIKADHVLTFEEFAQTHRPYGEFMLEIDEDEMFYVDVDKKETVWRLPEFGQTFFFDSQFGLANMATWKYNLNIMIKHSNYTRATSESPEVMVFPKEPVELGQPNTLICHLDSFFPPVLNVTWLRNGQPVTEGVSESIFLPRTDFKFHKFHYLTFVPSAEDFYDCKAEHWGLAKPLLRHWEAQEPIQMPETKETVICALGLAVGLAGIVTGSVLIIRALRAGGDPRSQGPL, from the exons ATGTTCTGGACCAAAGCTCTGATCTTGAGAGCCCTCTCTTTGGCTTTCCTGCTGAGTCTCCAAGGAGCTGGGGCCATCAAGG cTGACCATGTGTTAACTTTCGAAGAATTTGCACAGACACATAGACCTTATGGAGAGTTCATGCTTGAGATTGACGAGGATGAGATGTTCTACGTGGATGTGGATAAGAAGGAGACTGTCTGGCGTCTCCCGGAGTTTGGCCAAACCTTTTTCTTTGACTCTCAGTTCGGGCTGGCCAACATGGCCACATGGAAGTACAACTTGAATATCATGATCAAGCATTCCAACTACACCCGGGCCACCAGTG AGTCCCCGGAGGTGATGGTGTTTCCCAAGGAGCCTGTGGAGCTGGGTCAGCCCAACACCCTCATCTGCCACCTCGACAGCTTCTTCCCGCCGGTGCTCAACGTCACGTGGCTGCGCAATGGGCAGCCGGTCACGGAGGGTGTCTCCGAAAGCATCTTCCTGCCCAGGACAGATTTCAAGTTCCACAAATTCCACTACCTGACCTTCGTACCCTCAGCCGAGGACTTCTATGACTGCAAAGCGGAGCACTGGGGCCTGGCCAAGCCGCTTCTCAGGCACTGGG AGGCCCAGGAGCCCATCCAGATGCCTGAGACGAAGGAGACCGTGATCTGCGCTCTGGGCCTGGCCGTGGGCCTGGCGGGCATCGTCACTGGCTCTGTCCTCATCATAAGGGCTCTGCGTGCCGGTGGTGACCCTCGG